The Pelagicoccus albus genome includes the window ATACTTTCGAGTTCTAAACTCGCTTAGTTTGTTGATCATGTTTGAGGCGCTTCTCCTTGCGAGAAGCGCCTTCTTTTTGTTCGAGGGTAGGCAGGACGTTTTCCTCTAGACTTGCCTCAAGCGGCCGGAGGCCGGATGTGTAGGCCTTATGAATGCTGCTGAGAAACTCTGTTTGGCTTGTGGCCTATGTTGCGATGGGTCGCTTTTTGACAATGTCCGACTCGCCGCGGACGAAGACGTAGCCAAACTGAAGTCAGAAGGCTTACCGGTTAAGCTGTCTCGGGCTAAGATTCCGGTAGCGTTTTTCACCCAGCCCTGCCGGGCTCTGAATTCCGATTGTGTGTGCCAAGTGTATGAGGCTCGCCCTATGCAGTGCCGTAGTTTCGAGTGTCGTGTCTTTAAGGAAGCGGTGGCAGGTCAAATCGACTTCGATAAAGCCCACCGTTTGGTCAGTAAGGCCCGTAAGCAGTGCGATAGGGTGAGACGACTGCTGCGGAAGCTGGGCGAGATGGATGAACGTCGCTCCATCGGTTTGCGGATTAGAAGGGTGCAGCGTCTCGTGGAAGCGGGGATGTTGGATTCCAATGCTGCCGACGCTTACGCGGAGCTCGGGCTTGCCGTTCACCAGCTCGATCTTTTGGCCCACAAGCACTTTTACACCGAAGAAGCCTAGGGCTTGCGTAGTAAAATAGGCTAAAAATCCGGATCTTAATGAACTTAGACTTGGAACCCTAGTGAGCTTAGTGTTTCCACCTTTCTGTCGATTTAAGGGTCATGAAAAGTGGAGTGGAAAACAGAAGTAGTCACAACCGGATAAACGTCTCCTTGCAGGGCGTTTTTCTCCTTTTGCTTGCCGCACGTTGTCATGGTCTCGACGCATGGATACCGACCCTGCTGGCCAGCATAGGCTTGGCCGTGGGATTTATCGGGTGCTGTGGGCATGCACGCTTCGTCTTTGGCCAAAATGCATTTTCGGCAAAGGTAGAGGCGGCTGTTTTCCTGCTAACTGATACCGTGCAAGCCCTAGATGATTCTGCCAGAATCAGACGCTAAAGCGGTCTGGATTCATTTCTAGTCAGGTCGCGGTTCCCTGAACTAAATCCGAGTTGGTCTGGATTATGCAAATCCGTATCCGAATCCGAGCGGACGCTTGGACAAGGAGGTTTTGCTATGAAAGATTCTACACCATTGGAGAAACGCGAGGACGTGGTGAACCGTCTCCGCAAGGTATCTCATTTTT containing:
- a CDS encoding YkgJ family cysteine cluster protein; protein product: MNAAEKLCLACGLCCDGSLFDNVRLAADEDVAKLKSEGLPVKLSRAKIPVAFFTQPCRALNSDCVCQVYEARPMQCRSFECRVFKEAVAGQIDFDKAHRLVSKARKQCDRVRRLLRKLGEMDERRSIGLRIRRVQRLVEAGMLDSNAADAYAELGLAVHQLDLLAHKHFYTEEA